One Burkholderia sp. 9120 DNA window includes the following coding sequences:
- a CDS encoding M48 family metallopeptidase produces MKPYRFVIAASACAWFAACSNVGTVDPSALIKSGQMATQAATLSDADVRALTDKSCAQLDGENKIAAANSKYQKRLNKIATQLGDNINGTPVNYKVYMTKDVNAWAMANGCVRVYSGLMDMMNDNEVRGVVGHEMGHVALGHTKKAMQVAYATSAVRGAASSAGGLAGSLSGSQLGDFSEKLINAQFSQTQESAADDYSFDLQKKKKLDPSGLVTAFNKLAQLDGGQSSMFSSHPSSPERAQHIQQRIASNQ; encoded by the coding sequence ATGAAACCTTATCGCTTTGTCATTGCCGCTTCCGCCTGCGCATGGTTTGCGGCCTGCTCGAATGTCGGCACTGTCGATCCGTCCGCGTTGATCAAGTCCGGCCAGATGGCCACCCAGGCCGCCACGCTGAGCGACGCCGACGTGCGCGCGTTGACCGACAAGTCCTGCGCGCAACTGGACGGCGAAAACAAGATCGCCGCCGCGAACAGCAAGTACCAGAAGCGCCTGAACAAGATCGCCACGCAACTGGGCGACAACATCAACGGCACGCCGGTCAACTACAAGGTGTACATGACCAAAGATGTCAACGCATGGGCCATGGCCAACGGTTGCGTGCGCGTCTACAGCGGCTTGATGGACATGATGAACGACAACGAAGTGCGCGGCGTGGTCGGCCACGAAATGGGTCACGTGGCGCTCGGCCACACGAAGAAGGCGATGCAGGTTGCTTATGCGACGTCGGCGGTGCGCGGCGCGGCGAGCTCGGCGGGTGGCCTGGCGGGATCGCTGTCCGGCTCGCAACTGGGCGACTTCTCCGAGAAGCTGATTAACGCGCAATTCTCGCAAACCCAGGAAAGCGCCGCCGACGATTATTCGTTCGATTTGCAGAAAAAGAAGAAACTGGATCCGTCGGGACTGGTGACGGCGTTCAACAAGCTCGCGCAACTGGATGGCGGTCAATCGAGCATGTTCAGCTCGCATCCGTCGTCGCCGGAGCGCGCGCAACATATTCAGCAGCGGATTGCTTCGAATCAGTAA